In Carya illinoinensis cultivar Pawnee chromosome 7, C.illinoinensisPawnee_v1, whole genome shotgun sequence, the following are encoded in one genomic region:
- the LOC122315010 gene encoding uncharacterized protein LOC122315010: protein MATRENTNTMNLETPTSNPELPNPGNAETHPIFEDIDSSCSTPYVSAPSSPGRGPVSGFFYSAPASPVHFALSLALASTKQPQSSSMMDDFEFSARFGSSGLSCTGSMSSADELFLNGKIRPMKLSTHLEHPQVLAPLMDLESELDEYEPDQVGERGRDLGLRDKSHHRRTRSLSPMRNAGFEWTEDEDRDKNTSFEDNNGCLEVEENEREKIEGFCSETTTPSVSASSSRSSSAGRSSKRWVFLKDFLRSKSEGRSNNKFWSTISFSPTKEKKPGNQTLPDLVSKDKDNKFTNPVTVASEAGKSKRNARTSAKKAAGKPAHWVGKRRIPPSPHELHYTANRAHAEEMRKKTFLPYKQGLLGCLGFSSKGYGAMNGFARALNPVSSR from the coding sequence ATGGCCACACGCGAAAACACGAACACCATGAACCTCGAAACTCCAACCTCAAACCCAGAGCTTCCGAATCCCGGCAATGCCGAAACCCACCCCATTTTTGAAGACATTGATAGCTCTTGTTCTACTCCTTATGTGAGCGCTCCCTCCAGCCCTGGCCGTGGCCCCGTCTCCGGCTTCTTCTACAGCGCCCCTGCAAGCCCGGTGCACTTTGCACTCAGCTTAGCATTGGCATCGACGAAACAGCCTCAGTCTTCTTCGATGATGGATGACTTTGAGTTCTCTGCAAGGTTCGGGTCGAGTGGGTTGAGTTGTACCGGGTCCATGAGCTCGGCTGACGAGCTTTTCTTGAACGGGAAGATCCGCCCCATGAAGCTCTCCACTCACTTGGAGCATCCTCAGGTTTTGGCTCCATTGATGGATCTTGAATCAGAATTGGATGAGTATGAGCCGGATCAGGTTGGCGAGAGAGGCAGAGATCTGGGGTTACGTGATAAGTCTCACCACAGAAGAACCAGATCTCTGTCTCCGATGAGAAACGCAGGGTTTGAGTGGACAGAGGACGAGGatagagataaaaatacaagcTTTGAAGACAATAATGGTTGTTTGGAAGTAGAAGAGAATGAGAGGGAAAAGATCGAGGGGTTCTGTTCAGAGACAACTACTCCTTCGGTCTCTGCTTCGTCCTCGAGATCTTCTTCGGCTGGAAGGAGCTCAAAGAGGTGGGTTTTCTTAAAAGACTTTCTCAGGAGCAAAAGCGAAGGGAGAAGTAACAACAAGTTCTGGTCGACGATCTCGTTTTctccaacaaaagaaaagaaacctgGAAACCAAACGCTTCCAGACCTTGTTTCGAAGGATAAAGACAACAAGTTTACCAACCCGGTCACCGTAGCTTCAGAAGCAGGGAAAAGTAAGAGAAATGCACGAACTTCGGCAAAGAAAGCTGCCGGAAAGCCTGCCCATTGGGTCGGAAAACGGCGCATCCCCCCGTCGCCGCATGAGTTGCATTACACGGCTAACAGAGCACATGCTGAGGAAATGAGGAAGAAGACTTTCTTGCCTTACAAGCAAGGGTTGCTTGGGTGCTTGGGATTTAGTTCGAAGGGGTATGGAGCTATGAATGGTTTTGCCAGAGCTTTAAACCCAGTTTCCTCCAGGTAA